One Aegilops tauschii subsp. strangulata cultivar AL8/78 chromosome 7, Aet v6.0, whole genome shotgun sequence genomic window carries:
- the LOC109753208 gene encoding aspartyl protease family protein At5g10770 isoform X2, translating into MASIPKFLLLLLCTYLHTLVAHGGDNLRSYKVLHAGSLKSATVNCSQPKVSSSSGGVTVPLHHRHGPCSPVPSTEAPTLEEMLRRDQFRAAYITRKYSGVMGGAGDVEQSDVTVPTTLGTSLGTLEYLITVGIGSPAMTQTMLIDTGSDVSWVQCKPCSQCHTQADSLFDPSSSSTYSAFPCSSSACTQLRQSQQGNGCSSGSQCQYIVKYGDGSSGTGTYSSDKLTLGSSSVSYFQFGCSQSESGNLLEDQTDGLMGLGGGAQSLATQTAGTLGKAFSYCLPPTPDSSGFLTLGAATSGFAKTQMLRSSAPAYYGVLLEAIRVGGRQLNIPASVFSAKSIMDSGTIITRLPPTAYSALSAAFKAGMKQYPPAQPMGIFDTCFNFSGQSPINIPSVALVFSGGVVVDLATDGIILDSCLAFAANSDDSSLGIIGNVQQRTIEVLYDVGGGAVGFKAGAC; encoded by the exons ATGGCATCTATTCCGAAGTTTCTGCTGCTCCTGCTGTGCACTTATCTTCACACTCTCGTTGCTCACGGAGGGGACAATCTTCGCAGCTACAAGGTTCTGCACGCTGGCTCTCTCAAATCTGCCACCGTCAACTGCTCCCAGCCCAAAG TGAGTTCATCATCCGGCGGCGTCACGGTGCCGTTGCACCACCGGCACGGCCCGTGCTCCCCCGTGCCCTCCACGGAGGCGCCGACCTTGGAGGAGATGCTCCGTCGTGACCAGTTCCGGGCCGCCTACATCACACGGAAGTACTCCGGCGTCATGGGTGGCGCGGGTGACGTGGAGCAATCGGACGTTACCGTGCCGACCACGCTGGGCACCTCCCTGGGCACACTGGAGTACTTGATCACCGTCGGCATCGGCTCGCCGGCCATGACCCAGACCATGCTCATCGACACTGGCAGCGACGTGTCCTGGGTGCAGTGCAAGCCGTGCTCGCAGTGCCACACCCAGGCCGACTCGCTCTTCGACCCCAGCTCGTCGAGCACCTACTCCGCGTTCCCCTGCAGCTCCTCCGCCTGCACGCAGCTCCGTCAGAGCCAGCAGGGGAACGGCTGCTCCTCCGGCTCCCAGTGCCAGTACATTGTCAAATATGGCGACGGTTCGAGCGGGACCGGGACCTACAGCTCCGACAAGCTCACGCTGGGCTCGAGCTCCGTCAGCTACTTCCAGTTCGGATGCAGCCAGTCTGAGTCAGGCAATCTTCTCGAAGACCAGACCGATGGGCTCAtggggctcggcggcggcgctcagTCGCTCGCCACCCAGACCGCGGGGACCTTAGGCAAGGCCTTCTCGTACTGCCTCCCACCGACTCCGGACTCGTCTGGGTTCCTCACCCTCGGCGCAGCAACCTCGGGTTTCGCCAAGACACAGATGCTGAGGAGCAGTGCCCCGGCCTACTACGGTGTGCTCCTTGAGGCCATCAGGGTAGGAGGCAGGCAGCTCAACATACCCGCCTCGGTCTTCTCCGCCAAGTCGATCATGGACTCCGGCACAATCATCACGCGGCTGCCGCCGACCGCGTACTCTGCGCTGTCGGCGGCGTTCAAGGCCGGCATGAAGCAGTACCCGCCGGCGCAGCCCATGGGCATCTTCGACACATGCTTCAACTTCAGCGGCCAGTCCCCCATCAACATACCGAGCGTCGCACTAGTGTTCTCCGGGGGTGTCGTCGTCGACCTCGCCACCGACGGGATCATTCTGGACAGCTGCCTCGCCTTCGCGGCCAACAGCGATGACAGCTCCCTTGGCATCATCGGCAACGTGCAGCAGCGGACGATCGAGGTGCTCTACGacgtcggcggcggcgccgtgGGGTTCAAGGCTGGCGCATGCTGA
- the LOC109753208 gene encoding aspartyl protease family protein At5g10770 isoform X1: MASIPKFLLLLLCTYLHTLVAHGGDNLRSYKVLHAGSLKSATVNCSQPKAVSSSSGGVTVPLHHRHGPCSPVPSTEAPTLEEMLRRDQFRAAYITRKYSGVMGGAGDVEQSDVTVPTTLGTSLGTLEYLITVGIGSPAMTQTMLIDTGSDVSWVQCKPCSQCHTQADSLFDPSSSSTYSAFPCSSSACTQLRQSQQGNGCSSGSQCQYIVKYGDGSSGTGTYSSDKLTLGSSSVSYFQFGCSQSESGNLLEDQTDGLMGLGGGAQSLATQTAGTLGKAFSYCLPPTPDSSGFLTLGAATSGFAKTQMLRSSAPAYYGVLLEAIRVGGRQLNIPASVFSAKSIMDSGTIITRLPPTAYSALSAAFKAGMKQYPPAQPMGIFDTCFNFSGQSPINIPSVALVFSGGVVVDLATDGIILDSCLAFAANSDDSSLGIIGNVQQRTIEVLYDVGGGAVGFKAGAC; this comes from the exons ATGGCATCTATTCCGAAGTTTCTGCTGCTCCTGCTGTGCACTTATCTTCACACTCTCGTTGCTCACGGAGGGGACAATCTTCGCAGCTACAAGGTTCTGCACGCTGGCTCTCTCAAATCTGCCACCGTCAACTGCTCCCAGCCCAAAG CAGTGAGTTCATCATCCGGCGGCGTCACGGTGCCGTTGCACCACCGGCACGGCCCGTGCTCCCCCGTGCCCTCCACGGAGGCGCCGACCTTGGAGGAGATGCTCCGTCGTGACCAGTTCCGGGCCGCCTACATCACACGGAAGTACTCCGGCGTCATGGGTGGCGCGGGTGACGTGGAGCAATCGGACGTTACCGTGCCGACCACGCTGGGCACCTCCCTGGGCACACTGGAGTACTTGATCACCGTCGGCATCGGCTCGCCGGCCATGACCCAGACCATGCTCATCGACACTGGCAGCGACGTGTCCTGGGTGCAGTGCAAGCCGTGCTCGCAGTGCCACACCCAGGCCGACTCGCTCTTCGACCCCAGCTCGTCGAGCACCTACTCCGCGTTCCCCTGCAGCTCCTCCGCCTGCACGCAGCTCCGTCAGAGCCAGCAGGGGAACGGCTGCTCCTCCGGCTCCCAGTGCCAGTACATTGTCAAATATGGCGACGGTTCGAGCGGGACCGGGACCTACAGCTCCGACAAGCTCACGCTGGGCTCGAGCTCCGTCAGCTACTTCCAGTTCGGATGCAGCCAGTCTGAGTCAGGCAATCTTCTCGAAGACCAGACCGATGGGCTCAtggggctcggcggcggcgctcagTCGCTCGCCACCCAGACCGCGGGGACCTTAGGCAAGGCCTTCTCGTACTGCCTCCCACCGACTCCGGACTCGTCTGGGTTCCTCACCCTCGGCGCAGCAACCTCGGGTTTCGCCAAGACACAGATGCTGAGGAGCAGTGCCCCGGCCTACTACGGTGTGCTCCTTGAGGCCATCAGGGTAGGAGGCAGGCAGCTCAACATACCCGCCTCGGTCTTCTCCGCCAAGTCGATCATGGACTCCGGCACAATCATCACGCGGCTGCCGCCGACCGCGTACTCTGCGCTGTCGGCGGCGTTCAAGGCCGGCATGAAGCAGTACCCGCCGGCGCAGCCCATGGGCATCTTCGACACATGCTTCAACTTCAGCGGCCAGTCCCCCATCAACATACCGAGCGTCGCACTAGTGTTCTCCGGGGGTGTCGTCGTCGACCTCGCCACCGACGGGATCATTCTGGACAGCTGCCTCGCCTTCGCGGCCAACAGCGATGACAGCTCCCTTGGCATCATCGGCAACGTGCAGCAGCGGACGATCGAGGTGCTCTACGacgtcggcggcggcgccgtgGGGTTCAAGGCTGGCGCATGCTGA